A section of the Octopus sinensis unplaced genomic scaffold, ASM634580v1 Contig20285, whole genome shotgun sequence genome encodes:
- the LOC115232277 gene encoding uncharacterized protein LOC115232277: MEKIYEEASKRIKNLTQTELNSVNLFKTINEHALSLHNYYIDRLILSPEKFEKIDKNIRRILMDNHIHLKPANKKRFYLPRKEFGRGLESVSNKAERIILQFYADLKYKANYCLKRAEILLVINSKKTHTATIAEFLSRKYNENVNELKISDLVKLQREYLCKKSKEALALYFVRMSKEY; the protein is encoded by the coding sequence ATGGAGAAAATCTATGAAGAAGCATCAAAGAGGATTAAAAACCTGACCCAAACTGAATTAAACTCTGTAAACTTGTTCAAGACTATAAACGAACATGCACTCTCACTCCATAACTATTATATTGACAGATTGATATTGAGCCCGGAAAAGTTTGAGAAGATCGATAAAAATATTCGTCGAATTCTTATGGACAATCATATCCACTTGAAACCCGCaaacaaaaaaagattttatCTTCCAAGAAAGGAATTTGGTAGAGGCCTGGAGTCAGTCAGTAATAAAGCGGAGAGAATCATTCTTCAATTTTATGCTGATTTGAAATATAAGGCAAACTACTGCCTAAAAAGAGCAGAAATTCTACTCGTCATCAATTCAAAGAAAACGCATACGGCCACTATCGCAGAATTCTTGTCTCGAAAATACAATGAAAACGTAAATGAATTGAAAATATCAGACCTGGTAAAACTTCAACGTGAATATCTATGTAAAAAATCGAAAGAAGCCCTTGCACTCTATTTTGTTCGAATGTCTAAAGAATACTGA
- the LOC115232278 gene encoding uncharacterized protein DDB_G0283697-like produces the protein MGNASDGTYFCAVLYSQTSSIKGNIRRVNRKPPGDLAAHFIDENVTNPEESKPDVTGISQYWEVNDPAKKKDIKTEQVKKIGPEKNLENASKSQPDETPGSSKNVKDVAKSKKDKKYEDKQSVDPAKKKDIKTDQVQKIGPEKNLDNAAKSQPDETPASSKNVKEKVKDSKKHASKVNTENVEKTSKVKPSKVIEEKTEKDQKKKKSMKEKETKINKIPKDDQKPEIKVSIKAEAEKVSQSNKVTQNLKEVETKEKEDSKGNRKIQLSRAKSVGVNPDLNLVDEEVFTAKHKRRESENQVKNSNFIEILCEDISLSSVDENKEEKKLSKFMLKHRGKLEMKVSSDCQKLPLFPEMDFVITGDSSSNLDENKQENIVLRDKNKKKYDSKSSSKSENVPKNKQSSIKVDKNFKEQRTKSTKQVQHSSRSECQNK, from the exons ATGGGAAATGCCAGTGACGGCACGTATTTCTGTGCTGTCTTATATTCACAGACTAGTAGCATAAAAGGGAACATCAGACGTGTGAATCGAAAGCCTCCGGGAGACCTCGCCGCCCATTTCATCGACGAAAATGTCACAAACCCGGAAGAATCTAAACCTGACGTCACGGGAATTTCCCAGTACTGGGAAG TCAATGATCCTGCAAAAAAGAAAGATATCAAAACCGAGCAAGTCAAAAAGATTGGACCCGAAAAGAATTTGGAAAATGCCTCCAAATCTCAACCAGATGAGACACCAGGATCCTCCAAGAATGTCAAAGACGTCGCAAAgtctaaaaaagacaaaaaatacgaAGATAAACAATCAGTGGATCCTGCAAAAAAGAAAGATATCAAAACCGATCAAGTCCAAAAAATTGGGCCCGAAAAGAATTTGGACAATGCCGCCAAATCTCAACCAGATGAGACACCAGCGTCCTCCAAGAATGTCAAAGAAAAAGTTAAGGATTCAAAAAAACACGCATCCAAAGTGAACACAGAAAATGTCGAGAAGACCTCAAAGGTGAAACCTTCAAAAGTCATcgaagaaaagacagaaaaagatcagaaaaagaaaaaatcaatgaaagaaaaggaaacgaaaatcaataaaataccaAAAGACGATCAAAAACCTGAGATTAAAGTCTCCATCAAAGCGGAAGCCGAGAAGGTAAGCCAGTCCAACAAAGTCACACAAAATCTGAAAGAGGTCGAGACTAAGGAGAAGGAAGACAGTAAGGGCAATAGAAAGATCCAACTGTCGAGAGCTAAAAGTGTAGGAGTTAATCCTGACCTGAACTTGGTTGACGAGGAAGTATTTACTGCTAAGCATAAGAGACGAGAATCT GAAAATCAAGTCAAAAATAGTAATTTCATTGAGATTCTCTGTGAGGACATCAGTTTGTCGTCAGTCGATGAgaacaaagaggaaaaaaagttgtCCAAATTTATGTTGAAACATAGAGGTAAATTGGAAATGAAAGTGTCCTCAGATTGCCAGAAACTTCCATTATTCCCAGAAATGGACTTTGTGATTACGGGAGATTCATCCTCGAATTTAgatgaaaataaacaagagaacatCGTCCTTCGGgacaaaaataagaagaaatatgatAGCAAATCATCGTCAAAAAGCGAAAACGTACCAAAGAATAAACAATCTTCAATAAAAGTAGACAAGAATTTTAAGGAACAAAGAACAAAGTCAACAAAACAAGTTCAGCACTCCAGTCGCAGTGAATGTCAGAATAAATAA